The following proteins are co-located in the Theropithecus gelada isolate Dixy chromosome 19, Tgel_1.0, whole genome shotgun sequence genome:
- the LEUTX gene encoding leucine-twenty homeobox isoform X1 — protein sequence MQLSQERPRRERRQRTRFLSKQLTALREVLAKTMHPSLVTMGKLASTLQLDLSVVKIWFKNQRAKWKRQQRQRMQPWPSLGPSNQTLSVKEEETPSAITTANIRPVSPRISDANDHDLHEPSDIKNPGGASASVRDSSWDSRAHGIEQICLGASNPPWASTICEIDEFVKIYDLPGEDDTSSLYQYLFPVCLEYDQLQSSA from the exons ATGCAACTTTCTCAAG AAAGGCCAAGGCGAGAGCGTAGGCAACGCACAAGATTTCTCTCCAAACAACTCACAGCATTGAGAGAAGTGCTTGCAAAGACCATGCACCCAAGTTTGGTTACCATGGGGAAACTGGCTTCAACACTACAACTTGATCTATCCGTAGTCAAG aTTTGGTTCAAGAACCAGCGTGCCAAATGGAAGAGGCAGCAGCGGCAGCGAATGCAGCCATGGCCATCACTAGGACCATCAAACCAGACCCTTTCAGTGAAGGAGGAGGAGACTCCCTCAGCTATAACTACTGCAAACATTCGTCCAGTAAGTCCCAGAATCTCTGATGCAAATGACCATGATCTCCATGAGCCTTCTGATATCAAGAATCCTGGAGGAGCCAGCGCCTCTGTGAGGGATTCATCCTGGGACTCTCGGGCACATGGCATTGAACAGATATGTCTGGGGGCTTCAAATCCTCCTTGGGCCTCCACTATCTGTGAAATAGATGAATTTGTAAAGATCTACGACTTGCCAGGGGAAGATGACACCAGCAGCCTATATCAATATCTTTTTCCAGTATGCCTTGAGTATGACCAGCTCCAATCTTCAGCGTAA
- the LEUTX gene encoding leucine-twenty homeobox isoform X2: MLERPRRERRQRTRFLSKQLTALREVLAKTMHPSLVTMGKLASTLQLDLSVVKIWFKNQRAKWKRQQRQRMQPWPSLGPSNQTLSVKEEETPSAITTANIRPVSPRISDANDHDLHEPSDIKNPGGASASVRDSSWDSRAHGIEQICLGASNPPWASTICEIDEFVKIYDLPGEDDTSSLYQYLFPVCLEYDQLQSSA; encoded by the exons ATGCTGG AAAGGCCAAGGCGAGAGCGTAGGCAACGCACAAGATTTCTCTCCAAACAACTCACAGCATTGAGAGAAGTGCTTGCAAAGACCATGCACCCAAGTTTGGTTACCATGGGGAAACTGGCTTCAACACTACAACTTGATCTATCCGTAGTCAAG aTTTGGTTCAAGAACCAGCGTGCCAAATGGAAGAGGCAGCAGCGGCAGCGAATGCAGCCATGGCCATCACTAGGACCATCAAACCAGACCCTTTCAGTGAAGGAGGAGGAGACTCCCTCAGCTATAACTACTGCAAACATTCGTCCAGTAAGTCCCAGAATCTCTGATGCAAATGACCATGATCTCCATGAGCCTTCTGATATCAAGAATCCTGGAGGAGCCAGCGCCTCTGTGAGGGATTCATCCTGGGACTCTCGGGCACATGGCATTGAACAGATATGTCTGGGGGCTTCAAATCCTCCTTGGGCCTCCACTATCTGTGAAATAGATGAATTTGTAAAGATCTACGACTTGCCAGGGGAAGATGACACCAGCAGCCTATATCAATATCTTTTTCCAGTATGCCTTGAGTATGACCAGCTCCAATCTTCAGCGTAA